In Kitasatospora sp. NBC_00240, the following are encoded in one genomic region:
- a CDS encoding PKD domain-containing protein, which produces MRLHPAVGLTVAALTAVLGLPVPAAAADVTTLYVRTGPGCSDGGVGTSAVPYCTIGAAAAVVEPGQTVLIAAGRYAEQLNISRSGTPGHPITFLGDYPSRPGNLPQVVVGTSVPGATIAVNGVHDVVLGGMRLRPNQGGVAVTDSSAITVDRMFVSGPENAPITTPAVALSGATSDVTISRNSFVCTGGVAVGAGVRRALVTTNEIDGSAEAAIRVTDAPGTAVTHNTLSGNRGPGIVLAGDSGDAVVKNNVLTSNGADAAWSGLELSASEASTRGTGADYNSVHQSGQAAYEWAGTRHTLAAFPAATGQGVHDTDVTVAFPGTHSTYSPLYEGSPAIDSADPSAPGALGTDLLGRPAVDDPKAANTGPQGGVRDRGAYEFQGIWSVRVRPDLDQGPYPLTVDTTVDTDDSWGTTLTYTYDFGDGTPQVVSTDPRVAHTFTAKGDYSFLVTVTDALGRRLTSIPASEGGDGARISVRDPGPLLPALTVAAPGPNPQRGFDATGSTSPWKVTKYTLDPGDGTPAVSQDHGSFDHVYTAAGTYTATLTVTDQAGRTASTTAAVTTGYTPAGFVPVAPHRLLDTREPMMGRPWPLGPGESRVIGMNAPAGATAGVINVTATNAGTDTHIDVRPWQGKPTGTSNLNVGPGQTVANLVTVPLDSNGGYFEVSNNAGAVDVIIDFFGYYKPDAADRFTPLTPVRLLDTRQGAGAKVGPASSVSLQVTGAGGVPAGAHAVVLNVTATEPTDTGYLAVRPSGQDGRPSTSNLNFRPGQTVPNQVIVPLGPDGAVTVFNNSGATHVIADVAGYYSSDGRGLFTPVAPVRLQDTRTAGGPVPAYGSRSVQVGGAAGVPADVVAGVFNLTVTGAGADGHVIGHPDGSAVPGTSSVNFTAGGTASDHAQLPLGANGRLDLVNRSAGGVQLITDLFGYFTNA; this is translated from the coding sequence GTGCGCCTACATCCCGCCGTCGGCCTCACCGTCGCGGCCCTCACGGCCGTGCTCGGCCTACCCGTCCCGGCGGCGGCCGCCGACGTGACCACCCTGTACGTCCGGACGGGCCCGGGCTGCTCGGACGGTGGAGTGGGTACCAGCGCCGTCCCCTACTGCACCATCGGCGCGGCCGCCGCGGTCGTCGAGCCGGGCCAGACCGTGCTGATCGCCGCGGGCCGGTACGCGGAGCAGCTGAACATCTCCCGCTCCGGGACGCCAGGACACCCGATCACCTTTCTGGGCGACTACCCGAGCCGGCCCGGCAATCTGCCCCAGGTCGTGGTCGGCACCTCGGTGCCCGGCGCCACGATCGCCGTGAACGGGGTCCACGACGTCGTCCTCGGCGGCATGCGGCTGCGGCCCAACCAGGGCGGCGTGGCCGTGACCGACTCCTCGGCGATCACGGTGGACCGGATGTTCGTCTCCGGTCCGGAGAACGCGCCGATCACCACCCCCGCGGTGGCGCTCTCCGGCGCGACCAGTGATGTCACCATCAGCCGGAACAGCTTCGTCTGCACGGGCGGCGTCGCCGTCGGAGCGGGCGTCCGGCGGGCGCTGGTGACGACCAACGAGATCGACGGCTCCGCCGAGGCGGCGATCCGGGTGACCGACGCACCCGGTACCGCCGTCACCCACAACACGTTGTCCGGCAACCGCGGGCCCGGCATCGTGCTGGCCGGCGACTCCGGCGACGCGGTGGTCAAGAACAACGTGCTTACCTCGAACGGCGCGGACGCGGCCTGGTCCGGCCTGGAGCTGTCGGCGTCGGAGGCCTCGACCCGGGGCACCGGGGCCGACTACAACTCCGTCCACCAGAGCGGACAGGCCGCGTACGAGTGGGCGGGCACGCGCCACACCCTCGCGGCCTTCCCCGCCGCCACCGGCCAGGGAGTCCACGACACCGACGTCACGGTCGCCTTCCCCGGCACGCACAGCACGTACAGCCCGCTCTACGAAGGGTCCCCGGCGATCGACTCGGCCGATCCGTCGGCCCCCGGAGCACTCGGCACCGACCTGCTCGGGCGTCCGGCCGTTGACGACCCGAAGGCCGCGAACACCGGACCTCAGGGCGGCGTCCGTGACCGGGGTGCGTACGAGTTCCAGGGCATCTGGTCGGTCCGGGTCCGGCCGGACCTCGACCAGGGCCCCTACCCGCTGACCGTCGACACCACGGTCGACACCGACGACTCCTGGGGCACGACCCTCACCTACACCTACGACTTCGGTGACGGCACCCCGCAGGTGGTCAGCACCGACCCGCGGGTGGCGCACACCTTCACCGCCAAGGGCGACTACTCGTTCCTCGTGACCGTCACCGACGCCCTCGGCCGACGGCTGACCAGCATCCCCGCCTCCGAGGGCGGGGACGGGGCCAGGATCAGTGTCCGAGACCCCGGCCCGCTGCTTCCGGCCCTGACCGTCGCGGCGCCCGGGCCGAATCCGCAGCGCGGCTTCGACGCGACCGGCAGCACCTCCCCGTGGAAGGTCACGAAGTACACGCTCGACCCGGGCGACGGGACGCCGGCCGTCAGCCAGGACCACGGGAGCTTCGACCACGTCTACACCGCGGCGGGCACGTACACCGCCACCCTGACGGTGACGGACCAGGCCGGGCGGACGGCGAGCACCACGGCGGCCGTCACCACCGGGTACACCCCGGCGGGATTCGTGCCCGTCGCACCGCACCGCCTGCTGGACACCCGGGAGCCCATGATGGGCCGTCCGTGGCCGCTGGGCCCCGGTGAGAGCCGGGTGATCGGGATGAACGCCCCGGCGGGCGCCACCGCCGGCGTCATCAACGTCACGGCCACCAACGCCGGCACCGACACCCACATCGACGTCCGGCCTTGGCAGGGGAAGCCGACCGGGACCTCCAACCTGAACGTCGGCCCCGGGCAGACCGTCGCCAACCTGGTGACCGTCCCGCTCGACAGCAACGGCGGTTACTTCGAGGTCAGCAACAACGCCGGCGCCGTGGACGTGATCATCGACTTCTTCGGCTACTACAAGCCGGACGCCGCCGACCGGTTCACCCCGCTGACGCCGGTCCGGCTGCTCGACACCCGCCAGGGTGCCGGGGCCAAGGTCGGGCCCGCCTCCTCGGTCTCGCTGCAGGTCACCGGCGCCGGTGGTGTCCCGGCCGGCGCGCACGCGGTGGTCCTCAACGTGACCGCGACCGAACCGACCGACACCGGCTACCTCGCGGTCCGCCCGAGCGGCCAGGACGGCCGGCCGAGCACCTCGAACCTGAACTTCCGTCCGGGGCAGACCGTCCCGAACCAGGTGATCGTGCCGCTCGGCCCGGACGGCGCGGTGACCGTCTTCAACAACTCGGGCGCCACCCACGTCATCGCGGACGTCGCCGGGTACTACAGCTCCGACGGCAGGGGTCTGTTCACCCCGGTCGCACCCGTGCGGCTGCAGGACACCCGAACCGCCGGCGGTCCGGTGCCGGCCTACGGCAGCAGGTCCGTCCAGGTGGGCGGCGCGGCGGGCGTTCCCGCCGACGTCGTCGCCGGGGTGTTCAACCTCACCGTGACCGGCGCGGGCGCCGACGGCCATGTCATCGGCCATCCGGACGGCTCGGCCGTCCCGGGCACCAGCAGCGTCAACTTCACCGCCGGGGGCACCGCCTCCGACCACGCGCAGCTGCCGCTCGGCGCGAACGGGCGGCTCGACCTGGTCAATCGGTCCGCCGGCGGCGTGCAGCTGATCACCGACCTGTTCGGGTACTTCACCAACGCCTGA
- a CDS encoding AsnC family transcriptional regulator: MKNEEPVVGLDDLDRAIVQALMVDGRAAFSRIAEVLGVSDQTVIRRYRRLRTAGVLRVLGLPVGHRVGLYESWLRIQCTPDAAVAVADALARRPDIAWVTLVAGGTEIHCITRARTKQDRDSLLLQKLPGTRRVTGISAYSILRTYVGGPRRWGGVDVLTAEQLAALERPAPPEQGGRIELDEAELAMLGVLGTDGRAGYPELARAAGLSESTARRRLDQLRDVGAIYFDVEVDAALFGFRTQALLLATVAPADLATVGAALDSHPEVPFAAAITGAANLLAVVICQDNEALYEYLTERIGALPQVRQVELITVIRTVKRAGMLVDGSRLVDPPGPGRPEV; encoded by the coding sequence ATGAAGAACGAGGAGCCCGTCGTCGGCCTGGACGACCTCGACCGGGCGATCGTCCAGGCCCTGATGGTGGACGGCCGGGCCGCCTTCAGCCGGATCGCCGAGGTGCTGGGCGTCTCCGACCAGACGGTGATCCGCCGCTACCGGCGGCTGCGCACCGCCGGGGTGCTGCGGGTGCTGGGGCTGCCGGTCGGCCACCGGGTCGGCCTGTACGAGTCCTGGCTGCGGATCCAGTGCACCCCCGACGCGGCCGTCGCGGTCGCCGACGCGCTGGCCCGCCGCCCGGACATCGCCTGGGTGACGCTGGTGGCGGGTGGCACCGAGATCCACTGCATCACCAGGGCCAGGACCAAGCAGGACCGCGACTCCCTGCTGCTGCAGAAGCTCCCCGGCACCCGCCGGGTCACCGGGATCTCCGCGTACAGCATCCTGCGGACGTACGTCGGCGGCCCCCGGCGCTGGGGCGGGGTGGACGTCCTGACGGCCGAGCAGCTCGCCGCGCTGGAGCGCCCGGCGCCCCCCGAGCAGGGCGGCCGGATCGAGCTGGACGAGGCGGAGCTGGCGATGCTCGGGGTGCTGGGCACCGACGGCCGGGCCGGCTACCCGGAGCTGGCCCGGGCGGCCGGGCTCTCCGAGTCGACCGCCCGCCGCCGGCTGGACCAGCTGCGGGACGTCGGCGCGATCTACTTCGACGTGGAGGTGGACGCGGCGCTGTTCGGCTTCCGCACCCAGGCGCTGCTGCTCGCCACCGTCGCCCCGGCCGACCTGGCCACCGTGGGCGCCGCGCTCGACAGCCACCCCGAGGTGCCCTTCGCGGCCGCCATCACCGGGGCGGCCAACCTGCTGGCGGTCGTGATCTGCCAGGACAACGAGGCGCTGTACGAGTACCTCACCGAGCGGATCGGCGCGCTCCCGCAGGTGCGCCAGGTGGAGCTGATCACGGTGATCCGGACGGTGAAGCGGGCCGGGATGCTGGTGGACGGCTCCCGCCTGGTCGACCCGCCCGGACCCGGCCGTCCGGAGGTCTGA
- a CDS encoding MFS transporter translates to MRKWLPLTAVCLGAFMLLVDVTIVTVALPDMATSLHTTFADLQWVMDVYALALAALLLGAGSLADLIGRRKVYLAGLGLFALASLACGLATGPAMLITFRGLQGVGGAAMFATTMALLSGAYQGKDRGIAFGVWGAVNGAAAAAGPVLGGLLTEHLDWRWIFYVNLPVSVLAVLVTLRVVKESRNPRASGVDLPGMVTFTLFAGALTYALIRVGDNGWTSTTTLGLFAIGALSLLAFVVAELRSSRPMLDLALFRSPAFVGIMTGGLLLSVAAFSYLVYSSLWLQTVRGMGPVTAGLAMLPMSVVAFVAAAIAGKKLHGASPRLTIGGGLLLIGVGALLQMVIGAGSTWAALAAGLAVTGAGVGLATPAMAAAAMAAVPPARAGMAGGALNTARQLGNALGIAVLGAVFQAGLLDSIRSSHTVADPQGVADALTGGGAAGVIARAPQSAHLVHAAFADGLRDTFLVSGVLGLLGGVAVLLLVRTPSTPPARATAGVPAQATAAREGVQL, encoded by the coding sequence ATGCGTAAGTGGCTACCGCTGACAGCGGTCTGCCTGGGTGCGTTCATGCTGCTGGTGGACGTCACCATCGTGACCGTCGCCCTGCCGGACATGGCCACCAGCCTGCATACCACCTTCGCCGACCTGCAGTGGGTGATGGACGTCTACGCGCTGGCGCTGGCCGCCCTGCTGCTGGGAGCCGGCTCGCTCGCCGACCTGATCGGGCGCCGCAAGGTGTACCTGGCCGGTCTCGGCCTGTTCGCGCTGGCCTCGCTGGCCTGCGGCCTGGCCACCGGGCCGGCCATGCTGATCACCTTCCGCGGGCTGCAGGGCGTGGGCGGCGCCGCGATGTTCGCCACCACGATGGCCCTGCTCAGCGGCGCCTACCAGGGCAAGGACCGGGGCATCGCGTTCGGTGTCTGGGGCGCGGTCAACGGCGCCGCGGCGGCGGCCGGCCCGGTGCTGGGCGGCCTGCTCACCGAGCACCTCGACTGGCGCTGGATCTTCTACGTCAACCTGCCGGTCAGCGTGCTGGCGGTGCTGGTCACCCTGCGGGTGGTGAAGGAGTCCCGCAACCCGCGGGCGAGCGGCGTCGACCTGCCGGGCATGGTCACCTTCACGCTCTTCGCCGGCGCCCTGACGTACGCGCTGATCCGGGTCGGCGACAACGGCTGGACCTCCACCACCACGCTCGGCCTGTTCGCGATCGGCGCGCTGTCGCTGCTCGCCTTCGTCGTCGCCGAACTGCGCAGCAGCCGCCCGATGCTGGACCTCGCGCTGTTCCGCAGCCCGGCCTTCGTCGGCATCATGACGGGCGGCCTGCTGCTCTCCGTCGCGGCCTTCTCCTACCTGGTGTACTCCTCGCTCTGGCTGCAGACCGTCCGCGGCATGGGCCCGGTCACGGCCGGTCTGGCGATGCTGCCGATGAGCGTGGTGGCCTTCGTGGCGGCCGCGATCGCCGGCAAGAAGCTGCACGGCGCGTCGCCCCGGCTGACCATCGGCGGCGGGCTGCTGCTGATCGGCGTCGGCGCGCTGCTGCAGATGGTGATCGGCGCGGGCTCGACCTGGGCGGCGCTGGCGGCCGGCCTGGCCGTGACCGGCGCGGGCGTCGGGCTGGCGACCCCGGCGATGGCCGCCGCCGCGATGGCCGCGGTGCCGCCGGCCCGGGCCGGGATGGCGGGCGGCGCCCTGAACACCGCCCGCCAGCTGGGCAACGCGCTGGGCATCGCCGTCCTCGGCGCGGTCTTCCAGGCCGGGCTGCTGGACTCGATCCGGTCCTCGCACACGGTGGCCGATCCGCAGGGCGTCGCGGACGCGCTGACCGGCGGCGGGGCCGCCGGCGTGATCGCCCGGGCGCCGCAGTCCGCGCACCTGGTGCACGCGGCCTTCGCGGACGGCCTGCGGGACACCTTCCTGGTGTCGGGCGTGCTGGGCCTGCTGGGCGGGGTGGCCGTGCTGCTGCTGGTCCGCACCCCGTCGACGCCGCCCGCCCGCGCCACCGCCGGGGTACCGGCGCAGGCCACGGCGGCACGGGAGGGCGTGCAGCTGTAG
- a CDS encoding GNAT family N-acetyltransferase → MASELARAWVAGWVASRATAAPVAEPWGLRIEVGHPKQVTRHVLFDTDANTVRELARAITAPTTWIKAFVEPGTIAPHLSPQDWAEDIPGFLMAADLRPAPVHAPDGYTLSSDTAQGVTRVRILAPDGSLAARGQIAPTGASAVVDQVETEPAHQRRGLGTVVMRSLGNTALDQGAGTGILGATIEGRALYESLGWTVRAPLAGFIYRAASD, encoded by the coding sequence ATGGCGTCGGAACTGGCACGGGCATGGGTGGCGGGCTGGGTCGCCTCCCGGGCGACGGCCGCACCGGTCGCGGAACCCTGGGGCCTGCGGATCGAGGTCGGCCACCCCAAGCAGGTGACCAGGCACGTCCTGTTCGACACCGACGCGAACACCGTCCGCGAACTGGCCAGGGCCATCACCGCCCCCACCACCTGGATCAAGGCCTTCGTCGAACCGGGGACGATAGCCCCCCACCTCTCCCCCCAGGACTGGGCCGAGGACATCCCCGGCTTCCTGATGGCCGCCGACCTCCGCCCGGCCCCCGTCCACGCACCCGACGGCTACACCCTCAGCAGCGACACCGCCCAGGGCGTCACCCGGGTCCGGATCCTCGCCCCCGACGGCTCCCTCGCCGCCCGCGGCCAGATCGCCCCCACCGGCGCCAGCGCCGTCGTCGACCAGGTGGAGACCGAGCCCGCCCACCAGCGCCGGGGCCTGGGCACGGTGGTGATGCGCAGCCTCGGCAACACCGCCCTCGACCAGGGCGCCGGCACCGGCATCCTCGGCGCCACGATCGAGGGCCGCGCCCTGTACGAGTCGCTGGGGTGGACCGTCCGGGCGCCGCTCGCGGGCTTCATCTACCGGGCCGCGAGCGACTGA
- a CDS encoding DUF397 domain-containing protein has protein sequence MLEQRWQKSSSSTQDGGNSVEVAQNADGMIEIRESDDPGSVVVTTPKKFALWLEGVKRGEFDHFCDDAG, from the coding sequence ATGCTGGAGCAACGCTGGCAGAAGTCGTCGAGCAGTACCCAGGACGGTGGGAACTCGGTCGAGGTCGCACAGAACGCTGACGGGATGATCGAGATCCGGGAGTCGGACGATCCAGGGTCCGTGGTCGTCACCACACCGAAGAAGTTCGCGCTCTGGCTCGAAGGGGTCAAGCGCGGCGAGTTCGACCACTTCTGCGACGACGCCGGCTGA
- a CDS encoding transglutaminase family protein, with amino-acid sequence MTSSLLRPRGRSRALTTDRAESAGRAVTGSTAPTRILDLRHPLIAELARRIEMPTAPGVTAGPAGQLAALRRAHRLIATAVRPVYSVQDERPASKVLRLGRGSCSQRLAVLESVARAAGVPTRVRGLLVDGVFWHPRFPRLHQLVPDRILLAWPEFHLPGLSPLGHPTAPWLPVSELFGGLDELGERPGGRFTNSGAETLFDALARTAVDWDGATACPAAGPGSTCDLSAYVLADLGHHDSRDDLFARHGQALCGAARLIAEPVLGRWSAGA; translated from the coding sequence ATGACGAGCTCGCTTCTCCGACCGCGGGGCCGCTCGCGCGCCCTGACCACCGACCGGGCCGAATCCGCCGGGCGCGCGGTGACCGGGAGCACGGCGCCCACGCGGATCCTCGACCTGCGGCACCCGCTCATCGCCGAACTGGCCCGCCGCATCGAGATGCCCACGGCCCCCGGGGTCACCGCCGGCCCGGCCGGGCAGCTGGCGGCCCTGCGCCGGGCCCACCGCCTGATCGCCACCGCCGTCCGCCCGGTGTACTCCGTGCAGGACGAACGGCCGGCCTCCAAGGTGCTCCGCCTCGGGCGCGGCTCCTGCAGCCAGCGGCTGGCCGTACTGGAGTCCGTCGCCCGGGCCGCCGGAGTGCCCACCCGGGTCCGCGGCCTGCTGGTGGACGGCGTCTTCTGGCACCCGCGCTTCCCCCGGCTGCACCAGCTCGTCCCGGACCGGATCCTGCTGGCCTGGCCCGAGTTCCACCTGCCCGGCCTGTCGCCGCTCGGCCACCCCACCGCGCCCTGGCTGCCCGTCTCCGAACTCTTCGGCGGCCTCGACGAACTCGGCGAGCGACCCGGCGGCCGCTTCACCAACTCCGGCGCCGAGACCCTCTTCGACGCACTCGCCAGGACGGCCGTCGACTGGGACGGCGCAACCGCCTGCCCGGCCGCCGGCCCCGGCTCGACCTGCGACCTCTCCGCCTACGTCCTCGCCGACCTCGGCCACCACGACTCCCGCGACGACCTCTTCGCCCGCCACGGCCAGGCCCTCTGCGGGGCGGCCCGCCTGATCGCCGAACCCGTGCTGGGCCGATGGTCGGCGGGGGCCTGA
- a CDS encoding geranylgeranyl reductase family protein, whose protein sequence is MTKPDSPVESTADVIVVGAGPAGSTTAYYLAQAGLDVLLLEKTEFPREKVCGDGLTPRATKQLVDMGIDVSTDNGWLHNKGLRIIGGGVRLELDWPELSSFPDYGLVRKRADFDELLVRQAEKAGARLYERCNVSGPVLDERTGRIVGVTAKLGEDKRAATFRAPLVVAADGNSTRLSLAMGLHRREDRPMGVAYRTYFTSPRHDDDYLESWLELWDTRNGGKQQLPGYGWVFGMGDGTSNVGLGILNSSPAFGELDWREVLKAWCAGMPEEWGYTPENMTDPIRGAALPMAFNRQPHYTRGLLLVGDAGGMVNPFNGEGIAYAMESGQLAAGVIAQAHARLTPAGRERALEAYPRVLKDVYGGYYTLGRAFVKLIGNPKIMQLATQRGLTHPMLMKFTLKMLANLTDPQGGDAMDRIINGLAKVAPNA, encoded by the coding sequence CTGACGAAGCCGGACAGCCCCGTGGAGAGCACGGCGGACGTCATCGTGGTCGGCGCCGGGCCGGCAGGCTCCACCACCGCGTACTACCTGGCCCAGGCCGGCCTGGACGTCCTGCTGCTGGAGAAGACCGAGTTCCCGCGCGAGAAGGTCTGCGGCGACGGCCTCACCCCACGCGCCACCAAGCAGCTCGTCGACATGGGCATCGACGTCTCCACCGACAACGGCTGGCTGCACAACAAGGGCCTGCGGATCATCGGCGGCGGCGTCCGGCTGGAGCTGGACTGGCCCGAGCTGTCGTCGTTCCCCGACTACGGCCTGGTCCGCAAGCGGGCCGACTTCGACGAGCTGCTGGTCCGTCAGGCCGAGAAGGCCGGCGCCCGGCTCTACGAGCGCTGCAACGTCAGCGGGCCGGTCCTGGACGAGCGCACCGGCCGGATCGTCGGCGTCACCGCCAAGCTCGGCGAGGACAAGCGCGCCGCCACCTTCCGCGCCCCGCTGGTGGTCGCCGCCGACGGCAACTCCACCCGGCTCTCCCTCGCGATGGGCCTGCACCGCCGCGAGGACCGCCCGATGGGCGTCGCCTACCGGACGTACTTCACCTCGCCCCGCCACGACGACGACTACCTGGAGTCGTGGCTGGAGCTGTGGGACACCCGCAACGGCGGCAAGCAGCAGCTGCCCGGCTACGGCTGGGTCTTCGGCATGGGCGACGGCACCTCCAACGTCGGCCTCGGCATTCTCAACTCCTCGCCCGCCTTCGGTGAGCTGGACTGGCGCGAGGTGCTCAAGGCCTGGTGCGCCGGCATGCCGGAGGAGTGGGGCTACACGCCGGAGAACATGACCGACCCGATCCGCGGCGCCGCCCTCCCGATGGCCTTCAACCGGCAGCCGCACTACACCCGCGGCCTGCTGCTGGTCGGCGACGCCGGCGGCATGGTCAACCCGTTCAACGGCGAGGGCATCGCCTATGCGATGGAATCCGGCCAGCTCGCCGCCGGCGTCATCGCCCAGGCCCACGCCCGCCTCACCCCGGCCGGCCGCGAGCGCGCCCTGGAGGCCTACCCCCGCGTCCTCAAGGACGTCTACGGCGGCTACTACACGCTCGGCCGGGCCTTCGTGAAGCTGATCGGCAACCCGAAGATCATGCAGCTCGCCACCCAGCGCGGCCTGACCCACCCGATGCTGATGAAGTTCACCCTCAAGATGCTCGCCAACCTGACGGACCCGCAGGGCGGCGACGCGATGGACCGCATCATCAACGGCCTGGCGAAGGTCGCGCCGAACGCCTGA
- a CDS encoding demethylmenaquinone methyltransferase yields MTRASLDKQPHEVAAMFDDVAAKYDRTNDVLSLGQARAWRRAVAEAVGAERGDTILDLGAGTGTSSLPFLESGARVVPCDFSVGMLSEGKRRHPELPLTAGDATRLPFADASFDAVTISFALRNVQDTGAALSEMQRVTKPGGKIVICEFSTPTWTPFRTVYTEYLMRALPPVATAVSSNPDAYVYLAESIRAWPDQPGLATLLQEAGWSKVAWRNLTGGIVALHRGFKA; encoded by the coding sequence GTGACCCGAGCCTCTCTGGACAAGCAGCCGCACGAAGTCGCCGCGATGTTCGACGACGTCGCGGCCAAGTACGACCGTACGAACGATGTGCTCTCGCTCGGCCAGGCCCGCGCCTGGCGGCGGGCGGTGGCCGAGGCCGTCGGCGCCGAGCGGGGCGACACCATCCTCGACCTCGGGGCCGGCACCGGTACCTCCTCGCTGCCGTTCCTGGAGTCCGGCGCCAGGGTCGTGCCCTGCGACTTCTCCGTCGGGATGCTCAGCGAGGGCAAGCGCCGCCACCCCGAACTGCCGCTCACCGCCGGCGACGCCACCAGGCTGCCGTTCGCGGACGCTTCCTTCGACGCCGTGACGATCTCCTTCGCGCTGCGCAACGTGCAGGACACCGGCGCGGCGCTGAGCGAGATGCAGCGGGTCACCAAGCCCGGCGGAAAGATCGTCATCTGCGAGTTCTCCACCCCGACCTGGACGCCCTTCCGGACGGTCTACACCGAGTACCTGATGCGGGCGCTGCCGCCGGTCGCCACCGCGGTCAGCAGCAACCCGGACGCGTACGTCTACCTCGCCGAGTCGATCCGCGCCTGGCCCGACCAGCCCGGGCTGGCCACCCTGCTGCAGGAGGCCGGCTGGTCGAAGGTCGCCTGGCGCAACCTCACCGGTGGCATCGTGGCGCTGCACCGGGGCTTCAAGGCCTGA
- the mqnC gene encoding cyclic dehypoxanthinyl futalosine synthase: protein MSELAAILDAPSTDLQAVLDRAAAGGRISPEEALALYRSAPLHALGSAADAVRRRRYAGTEHIATYIIERNINYTNVCVTACKFCAFYVAPKSDKGWSRDLDEILRRCAETVELGGTQIMFQGGHHPDYGVEYYETAFAAIKADFPQLVIHSLGASEVEHMARISKVSVEEAITRIHRAGLDSFAGAGAELLPERPRKAIAPLKESGERWLEIMETSHKLGVESTSTMLMGTGETNAERIEHLRMIRDVQDRTGGFRAFIPYTYQPQNNHLKGSTQATVFEYLRMIAIARLFLDNVAHIQGSWLTTGKEAGQLSLHYGADDLGSVMLEENVVSAAGAKHRSNLTELIHLIRAADRTPAQRSTTYEHLRVLDDPANDPVDPRVASHIASTAIEGGTAHPELKILSSN, encoded by the coding sequence GTGTCCGAGCTCGCAGCGATCCTCGACGCGCCCAGCACCGACCTGCAGGCCGTCCTCGACCGGGCGGCCGCCGGCGGCAGGATCAGCCCCGAGGAGGCCTTGGCGCTGTACCGCTCGGCGCCGCTGCACGCGCTGGGCTCGGCGGCCGACGCCGTCCGCCGCCGCCGCTACGCCGGTACCGAGCACATCGCGACGTACATCATCGAACGCAACATCAACTACACCAACGTCTGTGTGACGGCGTGCAAGTTCTGCGCCTTCTACGTGGCGCCCAAGAGCGACAAGGGCTGGTCCCGCGACCTCGACGAGATCCTGCGCCGCTGCGCGGAGACGGTCGAGCTGGGCGGCACCCAGATCATGTTCCAGGGCGGCCACCACCCGGACTACGGCGTCGAGTACTACGAGACGGCGTTCGCCGCCATCAAGGCGGACTTCCCGCAGCTGGTGATCCACTCGCTGGGCGCCTCCGAGGTCGAGCACATGGCCCGGATCTCGAAGGTCTCCGTGGAGGAGGCCATCACCCGGATCCACCGGGCGGGCCTGGACTCCTTCGCCGGCGCCGGTGCCGAGCTGCTGCCCGAGCGGCCGCGCAAGGCGATCGCCCCGCTCAAGGAGTCCGGCGAGCGCTGGCTGGAGATTATGGAGACCTCCCACAAGCTGGGTGTCGAGTCCACCTCCACCATGCTGATGGGCACCGGCGAGACCAACGCCGAGCGGATCGAGCACCTGCGGATGATCCGGGACGTGCAGGACCGCACGGGCGGCTTCCGGGCCTTCATCCCGTACACCTACCAGCCGCAGAACAACCACCTCAAGGGCTCCACCCAGGCCACCGTCTTCGAGTACCTCCGGATGATCGCCATCGCCCGGCTCTTCCTCGACAACGTGGCCCACATCCAGGGCTCGTGGCTGACCACGGGCAAGGAGGCCGGCCAGCTGTCGCTGCACTACGGCGCCGACGACCTGGGCTCGGTCATGCTGGAGGAGAACGTCGTCTCGGCGGCCGGTGCCAAGCACCGCTCCAACCTCACCGAGCTGATCCACCTGATCCGGGCCGCCGACCGCACCCCCGCGCAGCGCTCCACCACGTACGAGCACCTGCGGGTGCTGGACGACCCGGCGAACGACCCGGTGGACCCGCGGGTCGCCTCGCACATCGCCTCCACCGCGATCGAGGGCGGCACGGCGCACCCCGAGCTGAAGATCCTCTCCAGCAACTGA